A single genomic interval of Gouania willdenowi chromosome 22, fGouWil2.1, whole genome shotgun sequence harbors:
- the gjb3 gene encoding gap junction protein beta 3, giving the protein MDWKTFQALLSGVNKYSTAFGRIWLSVVFVFRVMVYVVAAERVWGDEQKDFDCNTKQPGCANVCYDFFFPISHIRLWALQLIFVTCPSFMVVMHVAYRDDRERKYRAKHGDTSKLYSNTGKKHGGLWWTYLISLFVKTGIEVAFLYILHRIYDSFYLPRLVKCEVSPCPNQVDCYIGHPTEKKVFTYFMVGASALCIILNICEIIYLISKRVVRCANKIKRRSAHIPVPQDDYNDDLFPLRRHPVSKQNLKDQPPSFRTASKAPYRPSALKLEEKVRASAPNLSSFS; this is encoded by the coding sequence ATGGACTGGAAGACCTTCCAAGCCCTCCTCAGTGGGGTAAACAAGTACTCCACTGCCTTTGGGCGGATATGGCTCTCTGTGGTGTTCGTGTTCAGGGTGATGGTGTACGTGGTGGCAGCGGAGCGAGTTTGGGGCGACGAGCAGAAAGACTTTGATTGCAACACTAAGCAGCCAGGGTGCGCCAACGTCTGCTACGACTTCTTCTTCCCCATCTCCCACATCCGCCTGTGGGCGCTGCAGCTCATCTTCGTCACATGCCCATCCTTCATGGTGGTCATGCACGTGGCGTACCGCGATGACCGCGAGCGGAAATATAGGGCCAAGCACGGCGATACCAGCAAGCTGTACAGCAACACGGGGAAGAAACATGGCGGCCTGTGGTGGACCTATCTGATCAGCCTGTTCGTCAAAACGGGCATCGAGGTCGCCTTCCTCTACATTCTCCACCGAATCTACGACAGCTTTTACCTGCCGAGGCTGGTCAAATGCGAGGTGTCGCCGTGCCCTAACCAGGTGGACTGCTACATCGGCCACCCAACGGAGAAGAAGGTCTTCACCTACTTCATGGTGGGAGCATCTGCCCTCTGCATTATCCTCAACATCTGTGAGATCATCTATCTGATATCTAAGCGAGTCGTACGTTGCGCGAACAAGATTAAACGGCGCAGCGCCCACATACCTGTCCCGCAAGACGACTACAATGATGACCTTTTCCCCTTAAGGCGCCATCCCGTGAGTAAACAGAACCTGAAGGACCAACCTCCGTCCTTCAGGACCGCCTCGAAGGCCCCTTACAGACCGTCTGCGCTCAAGCTTGAGGAGAAGGTTCGAGCCTCGGCTCCGAATCTTTCCAGCTTTTCGTGA
- the hmgcl gene encoding LOW QUALITY PROTEIN: hydroxymethylglutaryl-CoA lyase, mitochondrial (The sequence of the model RefSeq protein was modified relative to this genomic sequence to represent the inferred CDS: inserted 1 base in 1 codon; deleted 2 bases in 2 codons; substituted 1 base at 1 genomic stop codon), which produces MAAVMRFVNRGTLFGSAMGQQYVTSRLKATSVRAALPGKVKIVEVGPRDGLQNEKTIVPTEAKINLIDMLSETGLPVIEATSFVSPKWVPQMADQVEVMXGISRRPGVSYPVLTPQPEGIQAAVKAGASEVAIFGAASELFSKKNINCSVDESLQRFDEVMIAAKEAGVPVRGYVSCVVGCPYEGKVAPEKVAHVAKRLYSMGCYEISLGDTIGVGTPGSMSEMLLAVSREVPVSALAVHCHDTYGQALANILVALQMGVSVVDSSVAGLGGCPNANGASGNVATEDVIYMLHGLGIKTGVDLPNXWTAGAFICRTLNRKTSSKVAQATCKL; this is translated from the exons ATGGCGGCCGTGATGAGGTTTGTCAACAGAGGCACCTTGTTCGGCTCAGCCATGGGGCAGCAGTACGTAACCTCCAGGCTGAAGGCG ACGAGTGTTAGAGCAGCTCTTCCGGGGAAGGTGAAAATAGTGGAAGTAGGACCCAGAGATGGTCTCCAAAACGAGAAG ACCATTGTGCCAACGGAGGCTAAAATCAACTTGATTGACATGTTGTCAGAGACCGGATTACCCGTCATTGAGGCCACCAGCTTTGTGTCTCCAAAGTGGGTCCCTCAG ATGGCAGACCAGGTGGAGGTGA AGGGCATCAGCAGGAGACCTGGAGTGTCTTATCCAGTCCTCACCCCCCAACCTGAAGGGATTCAGGCTGCT GTGAAGGCAGGAGCTTCGGAGGTGGCCATATTTGGAGCTGCGTCAGAGCTGTTCAGTAAGAAGAACATAAACTGCTCTGTGGACGAGAGTTTACAGCGTTTTGATGAGGTTATGATAGCAGCCAAAGAGGCTGGTGTGCCCGTCCGAGG TTACGTGTCGTGTGTTGTCGGCTGCCCTTATGAAGGCAAAGTGGCCCCGGAAAAAGTAGCACAT GTGGCCAAGCGTCTGTACTCCATGGGGTGCTATGAGATCTCACTGGGAGACACTATAGGTGTTGGGACTCCTGGCAGTATGAGTGAGATGCTACTAGCCGTTAGCAGGGAGGTGCCGGTCAGTGCCTTAGCCGTGCACTGCCATGACACGTATGGGCAGGCGCTAGCGAACATCCTCGTAGCTTTACAG atgGGCGTGAGCGTAGTCGACTCGTCGGTAGCGGGGCTGGGTGGTTGTCCG AACGCTAACGGGGCTTCTGGGAATGTTGCCACA GAAGATGTGATCTACATGCTGCACGGACTTGGGATTAAAACA GGAGTGGACCTCCCAAACTGATGGACGGCCGGCGCTTTTATCTGTCGAACCCTGAACAGGAAGACCAGCTCCAAAGTGGCTCAGGCCACCTGCAAACTGTAG
- the ppie gene encoding peptidyl-prolyl cis-trans isomerase E, with the protein MAASKRVLYVGGLAEEVDEKVLHAAFIPFGDVTDIQIPLDYETEKHRGFAFVEFELAEDAAAAIDNMNESELFGRTIRVNIAKPMRIKEGSSRPVWSDDDWLKKFSGKTVEEAEAEAAAVETTNTATQEGEPPAKKGRVNPQVYMDIKIGNKPAGRLRFLLRADVVPMTAENFRCLCTHEKGFGYKGSSFHRIIPQFMCQGGDFTNHNGTGGKSIYGRKFDDENFVLKHTSPGQLSMANSGSNTNGSQFFITTDKTDWLDGKHVVFGDMVEGMDVLRAMEAQGAKDGKPKQKVIISDCGELV; encoded by the exons atggcggccaGCAAACGAGTGCTGTATGTCG GTGGCTTGGCTGAAGAAGTGGATGAGAAGGTGTTGCATGCTGCTTTTATTCCCTTTGGAGACGTAACGGACATCCAGATACCTCTGGACTATGAGACGG AGAAGCACAGAGGGTTTGCCTTCGTTGAGTTTGAACTGGCGGAG GATGCTGCTGCAGCCATCGATAACATG AATGAGTCTGAACTTTTTGGACGAACCATCCGTGTCAACATTGCCAAGCCCATGAGAATCAAAGAGGGTTCATCTCGACCAG TGTGGTCGGACGACGACTGGCTGAAGAAGTTCTCCGGGAAGACAGTCGAGGAGGCCGAGGCGGAGGCTGCAGCTGTGGAAACGACCAACACAGCCACACAGGAG gGCGAGCCCCCGGCCAAGAAAGGCAGAGTCAACCCGCAGGTTTATATGGACATTAAGATTGGAAACAAGCCTGCAGGACGATTACGCTTCTTACTACGGGCGGACGTTGTTCCCATGACAGCAG AGAACTTCCGCTGCTTGTGCACTCATGAGAAAGGCTTCGGCTATAAAGGCAGCAGTTTCCACAGAATCATCCCTCAGTTCATGTGCCAAGGAGGCGACTTCACCAACCACAACGGCACCGGCGGGAAATCAATCTATGGCCGGAAGTTTGATGATGAGAACTTTGTCCTGAAACACACCAGCCCAG GACAGCTGTCCATGGCCAACTCTGGAAGCAACACGAACGGCTCTCAGTTCTTCATCACCACTGACAAAACAGACTGGCTGGATGGCAAACATGTGGTGTTTGGGGATATGGTGGAGGGGATGGATGTGCTGCGGGCGATGGAG GCTCAGGGAGCAAAAGACGGCAAACCGAAGCAGAAAGTCATCATCTCTGACTGTGGGGAGCTcgtgtga
- the gjb10 gene encoding gap junction protein beta 10: MNWSFLQGLLSGVNKYSTAFGRVWLSIVFLFRVMVFVVAAEKVWGDEQKDFKCNTAQPGCHNVCYDHFFPVSHVRLWALQLIFVTCPSLLVVMHVAYRDDRERKHRLKYGENCRTLYKDTGKKRGGLWWTYVLTLVFKIGVDATFVYLLYHIYEGYDFPSLIKCEQKPCPNKVDCFIARPTEKRIFTIFMVVTSLICIVLSLFEILYLIGKRCKEMFKGVKHSRHIETNAISSGRNLIDPNALKMDKKTPKTPAPSYSVAIS; this comes from the coding sequence ATGAACTGGTCTTTCCTACAGGGCCTCCTCAGTGGGGTCAACAAGTACTCCACAGCCTTTGGCCGCGTGTGGCTCTCCATCGTCTTCCTCTTCAGGGTGATGGTGTTCGTGGTGGCTGCAGAGAAGGTGTGGGGCGACGAGCAGAAGGACTTCAAGTGCAACACGGCACAGCCCGGTTGTCACAACGTCTGCTACGACCACTTCTTCCCCGTCTCCCACGTACGTCTGTGGGCCCTGCAGCTCATCTTCGTCACCTGCCCCTCTCTACTGGTTGTCATGCACGTGGCCTACAGGGACGACCGCGAGCGAAAGCACCGGCTTAAGTACGGCGAGAACTGCCGCACTCTCTACAAGGACACGGGCAAGAAGCGCGGTGGCCTGTGGTGGACTTACGTCCTCACCCTGGTGTTCAAAATTGGCGTGGACGCCACCTTCGTCTACCTTCTCTACCACATCTACGAGGGCTACGACTTCCCCTCGCTCATCAAGTGCGAGCAGAAGCCCTGTCCCAACAAGGTGGACTGCTTCATCGCCCGGCCCACTGAGAAGCGGATCTTCACCATCTTCATGGTGGTCACCAGCCTGATCTGCATCGTTCTTTCGCTTTTTGAGATCCTCTACCTGATCGGCAAACGCTGCAAAGAAATGTTCAAAGGAGTCAAACACTCCCGCCACATTGAGACCAACGCTATTTCCAGTGGGAGAAACCTGATAGACCCCAATGCGCTCAAGATGGACAAAAAGACACCTAAAACACCCGCACCTTCATATAGTGTGGCGATATCCTGA